In Rheinheimera sp. MM224, one DNA window encodes the following:
- a CDS encoding response regulator, translating to MEQVEHILVVDDDREIRELVGNYLTKNGMRVSLAADGRQMRAFLEANTVDLIVLDIMMPGDDGLRLCRELRVSKHKAIPIVLLTARSDETDRIIGLEMGADDYLTKPFSARELLARINAVLRRTRMLPPNLQITESSRLIGFGDWRLDTSARHLLDDTGTVVSLSGAEYRLLRVFLDHPQRVLSREQLLNLTQGREADIFDRSIDLLVSRLRQRLRDDAREAACIKTVRNEGYVFTLPLQLLEPGS from the coding sequence ATGGAACAGGTTGAGCATATTCTGGTTGTTGACGACGACAGAGAAATCCGTGAATTGGTGGGCAACTACCTGACAAAAAATGGCATGAGGGTCAGTTTGGCCGCAGATGGCCGGCAAATGCGGGCTTTTCTTGAAGCCAATACGGTCGATTTGATTGTGCTCGATATTATGATGCCGGGTGACGATGGCCTGCGCCTATGCCGTGAATTGCGAGTCAGCAAACACAAAGCAATTCCCATAGTGCTGCTCACTGCCCGCAGTGACGAAACCGACCGCATCATAGGGTTGGAAATGGGCGCTGACGATTACCTGACTAAACCTTTTTCTGCCCGTGAGTTGCTGGCGCGTATTAACGCAGTACTGCGACGCACCCGCATGTTACCACCGAATCTGCAGATCACTGAAAGCAGCCGTTTAATCGGCTTTGGTGACTGGCGACTGGATACCAGCGCCCGGCATTTGCTGGATGATACAGGCACAGTGGTTTCTTTAAGTGGCGCTGAATACAGATTGCTTCGGGTCTTTCTGGACCATCCACAACGGGTGCTGAGCCGTGAACAACTTCTGAACCTGACTCAAGGCCGTGAAGCTGATATTTTCGACCGTTCGATAGATTTGCTGGTCAGTCGTTTGCGCCAGCGCCTGCGTGATGATGCCCGCGAAGCGGCTTGTATAAAAACAGTGCGCAACGAAGGTTATGTGTTTACTTTGCCGCTGCAACTGCTTGAGCCAGGCTCTTGA
- a CDS encoding DMT family transporter, with amino-acid sequence MTILMIILAVLAGAVLSIQAAINGRLGAQVGVFRCAFLTFALGALITALLIFFFEPKYSVTLLDVPKWQLLGALLGVPYIVIMVLAVQRIGTAIATVAVIFGQLTMSMLIDHFGWLGNNAMPLSEQRLGAILCLGIALYFIYSSGKNTEAKQNDKLASE; translated from the coding sequence ATGACGATTTTAATGATTATTCTGGCTGTGCTTGCCGGTGCAGTATTAAGTATTCAGGCCGCTATTAATGGCCGTTTGGGCGCTCAGGTGGGTGTATTTCGTTGTGCTTTTCTGACTTTTGCGTTAGGGGCTTTAATCACAGCTTTATTAATTTTCTTCTTTGAACCTAAATACAGTGTCACTTTGCTGGATGTGCCTAAATGGCAATTGCTCGGGGCGCTATTGGGTGTGCCTTACATAGTGATTATGGTGCTGGCGGTGCAACGTATAGGCACAGCTATAGCCACGGTTGCAGTGATTTTTGGCCAGTTAACTATGAGTATGTTAATTGATCATTTTGGCTGGCTGGGCAACAACGCCATGCCACTTTCAGAGCAGCGGCTAGGCGCTATTTTATGTCTGGGTATAGCGCTGTATTTTATCTATAGCAGCGGGAAAAACACCGAAGCTAAGCAAAACGACAAACTAGCGTCCGAATAA